The genomic interval GTCATGAGTAAACGCGCCGCCCAAGCAGAACGCCCGGCTCTCGCCTGGCCCGGCGGACAAAAACCCGCCCAAGACGCCCCGGTTGAAGCCGCCTAACAAACACAGAAATGCGCCACAACAGCACAATACTCTTGCAGCATTAGACCAACTCTGGAACGCGCGCACGCGCGGGAAAGTTACGGCTGGCCGATTAAATCGTGTGGAACTCTTGACGCGAGCGGCGGCAGGGCTGCTGTCGCCGCGCGCGCCCTGCCGCCCCGTGGCATTTTTCAGCAATTCAACACTTGATGTCTTGCGCCATGCGCCCGCGAAGAGCCTGACTTGGCGCGACGTTCGGAAATCGGCTCAGCCGCCCGACTCGATCGCCGGTTTCGCGCGGAAATAATCCCGCTTCCGCCCTTGCCATCTCCGCATGTGCTTGCGACCATATTTGATCCAGCGAGTACCCGATAAATAAACAGCGGAGGAAGAAATGGCGGATACCGGCGCGCATGACACCCACGGCCCCCGTTGCGTGGCTCTGGTCGGTCCGTACGCCAGCGGCAAGACGACGCTGCTGGAAGCCCTGATGGCGCGCACCGGCGCGATCAGCCGACAGGGCAGCATCGGCGAAGGCAACACACTCGGCGATCACGATCCCTCCGCTCGCGCGCATCAGATGAGCGTGGAAATGAATGTCGGGCAGACCGAGTTTATCGGCGACCAGTTCACATTCCTGGACTGTCCCGGCTCGGTCGAGTTCCATTATGAGAGCGTGCCGGCCATCGCCGCCTGCGATGCCGCTGTCGTCGTCTGCGAGGCCGATCCGCGCAAGGTGCCGGCGCTGCAACTGACTTTGCGTGATCTGGAGGAACAGGGCATCCCGCACTTCCTGTTCCTCAACAAGATCGACAAGGCGGACATGCGCATCCGGGACATCCTGCCGATGCTGCAGCCGGCCAGTCAGCGCCCGCTGGTGCTGCGCCACATTCCGATCTGGGAGAAAGGCATCGTCACAGGCTTTATCGACCTGGCGCTGGAGCGCGCCTTCGTTTACCGCGAGCACGCCCCGAGCGAGGTGATCGAGATGCCCTCGGAGGCCGGCGACCGCGAGGCCGAAGCGCGCTTTTCGATGCTCGAACAGCTCGCCGATTACGACGATCAGCTCATGGAACAGCTGCTGGAGGATATAGAGCCGCCGCGCGACCAGGTCTTCGACGATCTCGCGAAGGAGCTGCGCGAAGGGGCGATCTGCCCGGTGCTCATCGGCTCGGCGGAGCGCGGCAACGGCATCTTCCGGCTGCTGAAGGCGCTACGGCACGAGGTCCCGCAGGTGGATCAGGCCGCCGAGCGGCTTGGCGTGGCGGCCTGGCCGAGCGCGCTCGGGATCGTGAAAACGGTGCATACCCCCCACGGCGGCAAGCTCTCCGTGACGCGCGTGCTGCGCGGCGAGGTGGCCGAGGGCTCGACCGTCTATGCGCCCGAAGGCGAGGACCGGTGCGCCGGCGTCTTGACCATGAAAGGCTCTCAGGCCTCGAAGCGTGGAGCCGCCGGTCTTGGCGAGACGGTCGCGCTCGCACGCCTCGATAACGCCAAGACCGGCGATATGGCCTCCACCGCGAAGGACGAGCCGCGCAAGCATTTCGTCGCACTGGGCACCGCGCCGGTCTACGGCGTCGCCATCAACGCCTCTGAGCGCAAGGACGAGGTCCGGCTCACCACCGCGCTCGCCAAGATCTGCGACGAAGACCCCTCACTCGTCTTCATCAATAACACCGAAACAGGCGGCATGGAGCTTTGGGGCTTCGGCGAGATGCATCTGCGCCTGGCGCTGGAGCGGCTGGAGAGCAAATACGGCATCCGCGCCGAAACCCGGCCGCGCAAGATCCCCTACAAGGAGAGCATCAAGAAGAGCACCGAGGTGCGTGGCCGCCACAAGAAGCAAAGCGGCGGCCACGGCCAATACGGTGACGTCGTGCTGGAGATCAAGCCGCTTCCGCGCGGCAGTGGCTTCGAATTTTCCGAAAAGATCACCGGAGGGGCGGTGCCAAAGCAATACATCCCCGCCGTTGAAGCCGGTATCCGGGACTTCCTCGGCGAAGGCCCGCTCGGCTTTCCGGTCGTGGACATCGCCGTGACGCTCAAGGACGGCTCCTATCACAGCGTGGATTCATCGGAACAGGCGTTCCGCGCGGCGGGCCGCATGGCGATGGCCGAAGGAATGCCGAAGTGCGAGCCGGTCCTGTTGGAGCCCTTCAGCCATGTCGAAATCGCCGCCCCCAGCGAAGCGACACCGAAGATCAACCAGATCATCTCGGCGCGGCGTGGCCATATTCAGGGCTTCGACACGCGGCAGGGCTGGCCTGGCTGGGACGTGGTCTGGGGCGAGATGCCCGAGGCGGAAACGCGCGACCTGATCCTGGAGCTGCGCTCGGCGACCGCGGGCGTCGGCACCTTCACGGCGCGCTTCGATCACATGCAGGAGCTGAACGGCAAGCTGGCCGAAAAGATCATCGCAGGCGAATCAGCAGCCGCCTGATGCGGGCAACAGAGCCGCAGACCGGCGCGAAGCGCCGCAACATCGCAAAAGCGTGAAGAGCCGTGTGATCCTTTCGCCCGCCTCATTCCCTATAATGAGGGCAGCAACGACGCGGGAGAGTTTTGATGCGGATCATTCGCAAGAAGGGTTGGGAACTGCCGGAACGGCTCGTTACGGATGAAACGGTGTTCCTGAACCGCCGCCGCTTCATGCAGGGCGCGGGCGCAGTGGCCGGCGCCGGGCTGGTCGGCGGCGGCCTCGGGGCGGGCCTGTCGGACATGGCGATGGCGGCGCAAGACCCAAGCGCGGGGCTTTATCCGGTCCCGCGCAACCCTGAATACAAGGTCAGCCGGCCCATTACGCCTGAAGAGACCGCGACCACTTATAACAATTTCTACGAGTTCGGCTCGCACAAACGGATCTCGTCAGCAGCACAGGCGCTTCCCATCAGGCCATGGGAAATCGCAATTCAGGGCGAGGTCGAAAAGCCCTTTAAAATCGGTATCGATGAACTGCTGAAGAAGATGCCGCTGGAAGAGCGGGTCTATCGCCTGCGCTGCGTCGAGGCCTGGTCGATGGTGATTCCTTGGAGCGGATTCCCCATGAAGGCGCTGCTCGACCTCGCCAAGCCGCTCGGCAAGGCGAAGTACGTGAAAATGCAGACCTTCATGAACGCAGATGTCGCCCGTGGTCAGCGCCAGCACTGGTATCCCTGGCCCTATACAGAAGGGCTGACGATCAAGGAGGCCGCACACGATCTGACCTTCATGGTGACGGGCATGTACGGCAAGCCGGTGCCGCGGCAAAACGGCGCGCCGCTGCGTCTGGCCGTGCCGTGGAAGTACGGTTTCAAGTCGGTCAAATCGATCGTGCTGTTCGAGTTCACCGATCAGCGCCCCACAACGTTCTGGGAGGAGATCGCACCGTCCGAATACGGCTTCTGGGCGAACGTGAACCCCGATGTGCCGCATCCTCGCTGGAGCCAGGAGACCGAAGAGGTGATCGGCACGGACAAGCGCATCCCGACGCAGATCTACAATGGTTACGGGGACTACGTTGCCGACCTCTATAAGGGGATGGAGGGCGAGCGCCTCTTCATGTAGGCCTGCCGATAATTCTTGATCGAATTAGTCAGGTTCTCCTATTCTGACGAACGTGCATCAGCGCAAAGATCAGGAGGCAAGGTTGGGTAAAAAGGGCGACAAACTCCCCTCTCCCTGCATCGACATATGCAAGGACAAGCGCGGCGTGTGCGTCGGCTGTGGCCGGACGAAAAAGCAGAAGAAGGCCTGGAAGGACGCAGACACGCACGCCGATCGAGAAGCCCTGATCCTGGAATGCGCCGAAGCGGCGAAGTCTCTGGGCATTTACGAGTTCTGGGCCGGCGAGTACCGCCGCAAATGCCGCAAGAAGGGGCGCGAGTGCCCGCTCGACCAGCTTGAGATGGAGACCGGGGCGCAGGGCTGAAGCGCAAAGCCGCTGCGCCGCATCTTTTATCCCTGCAGAACCGTGAGCGGCGCGATCAGCGCCGCTGCCACCAGCCGCGCCGGCGCGGGCGCTGTGGCTTGCGTTCCGGTTCGGCC from Dichotomicrobium thermohalophilum carries:
- a CDS encoding elongation factor G — its product is MADTGAHDTHGPRCVALVGPYASGKTTLLEALMARTGAISRQGSIGEGNTLGDHDPSARAHQMSVEMNVGQTEFIGDQFTFLDCPGSVEFHYESVPAIAACDAAVVVCEADPRKVPALQLTLRDLEEQGIPHFLFLNKIDKADMRIRDILPMLQPASQRPLVLRHIPIWEKGIVTGFIDLALERAFVYREHAPSEVIEMPSEAGDREAEARFSMLEQLADYDDQLMEQLLEDIEPPRDQVFDDLAKELREGAICPVLIGSAERGNGIFRLLKALRHEVPQVDQAAERLGVAAWPSALGIVKTVHTPHGGKLSVTRVLRGEVAEGSTVYAPEGEDRCAGVLTMKGSQASKRGAAGLGETVALARLDNAKTGDMASTAKDEPRKHFVALGTAPVYGVAINASERKDEVRLTTALAKICDEDPSLVFINNTETGGMELWGFGEMHLRLALERLESKYGIRAETRPRKIPYKESIKKSTEVRGRHKKQSGGHGQYGDVVLEIKPLPRGSGFEFSEKITGGAVPKQYIPAVEAGIRDFLGEGPLGFPVVDIAVTLKDGSYHSVDSSEQAFRAAGRMAMAEGMPKCEPVLLEPFSHVEIAAPSEATPKINQIISARRGHIQGFDTRQGWPGWDVVWGEMPEAETRDLILELRSATAGVGTFTARFDHMQELNGKLAEKIIAGESAAA
- the msrP gene encoding protein-methionine-sulfoxide reductase catalytic subunit MsrP; this encodes MRIIRKKGWELPERLVTDETVFLNRRRFMQGAGAVAGAGLVGGGLGAGLSDMAMAAQDPSAGLYPVPRNPEYKVSRPITPEETATTYNNFYEFGSHKRISSAAQALPIRPWEIAIQGEVEKPFKIGIDELLKKMPLEERVYRLRCVEAWSMVIPWSGFPMKALLDLAKPLGKAKYVKMQTFMNADVARGQRQHWYPWPYTEGLTIKEAAHDLTFMVTGMYGKPVPRQNGAPLRLAVPWKYGFKSVKSIVLFEFTDQRPTTFWEEIAPSEYGFWANVNPDVPHPRWSQETEEVIGTDKRIPTQIYNGYGDYVADLYKGMEGERLFM
- a CDS encoding DUF1289 domain-containing protein; the protein is MGKKGDKLPSPCIDICKDKRGVCVGCGRTKKQKKAWKDADTHADREALILECAEAAKSLGIYEFWAGEYRRKCRKKGRECPLDQLEMETGAQG